A single Capricornis sumatraensis isolate serow.1 chromosome 20, serow.2, whole genome shotgun sequence DNA region contains:
- the LOC138096095 gene encoding zinc finger protein 134-like isoform X1: protein MTRVTTEGAWTGPGRWHGVDKEEAASEQSVFVAVSHIHTSRADSLTQMAHPCNLCGPILKDVLHLDEHKETRHGLKPYTCGACGREFWFSANFDQHQKLYNVEKLLRGDKGKTSFVTNYRACEEPLLSEKPFACKEEQKNFQVSLGSHQQKATHRKRKTRSPESGLALHIGQMHYKCNECGKAFSRKDTLVQHQRIHTGEKPYECNECGKAFSRKATLVQHQRIHTGEKPYECSECGKAFSRKDNLTQHKRVHTGEMPYKCGECGKYFSHHSNLIVHQRVHNGARPYKCNDCGKVFRHKSTLVQHESIHTGENPYVCSDCGKSFGHKYTLIKHQRIHTEARPFKCIECGKFFSRSSDFIAHQRVHTGERPFVCSKCGKDFIRTSHLVRHQKVHTGERPYECSVCGKSYSLSSHLIRHQKVHVAGRL from the exons ATGACTCGAGTCACAACAGAAGGAGCTTGGACAGGTCCTG GTCGTTGGCATGGAGTGGACAAGGAAGAGGCAGCTTCTGAGCAGAGTGTTTTTGTAGCAGTGTCGCACATTCATACTTCCAGGGCAGATTCATTGACTCAGATGGCTCATCCTTGTAACTTATGTGGCCCAATCTTGAAAGATGTCTTGCACCTGGATGAACACAAAGAAACACGCCATGGGCTGAAACCTTACACATGTGGGGCGTGTGGGAGGGAATTCTGGTTCAGTGCAAACTTTGACCAGCATCAGAAGCTGTACAATGTAGAGAAACTCCTAAGAGGTGACAAAGGCAAGACATCATTTGTTACTAACTATAGAGCTTGTGAAGAACCTCTGCTGTCAGAGAAGCCCTTTGCATGTAAGGAGGAGCAGAAGAACTTCCAGGTCAGTTTGGGCAGTCACCAGCAAAAGGCAACCCACCGCAAGAGGAAGACACGGAGTCCTGAGAGTGGGCTGGCTTTGCACATTGGACAGATGCATTACAAGTGCAATGAATGTGGGAAAGCTTTCAGCCGCAAGGACACGCTTGTCCAGCACCAGAGAATccacactggagaaaagccttaTGAGTGCAATGAATGTGGGAAAGCTTTCAGCCGCAAAGCCACACTCGTCCAGCACCAGAGAATCCACACAGGAGAAAAGCCTTACGAGTGCAgtgaatgtggaaaagcctttaGCCGTAAAGACAACCTTACTCAGCACAAAAGAGTTCACACCGGAGAGATGCCTTATAAGTGTGGTGAGTGTGGCAAATACTTTAGCCATCACTCCAACCTAATTgtacatcagagagttcacaatGGAGCAAGGCCTTACAAGTGCAATGACTGTGGGAAAGTCTTCAGACACAAATCCACACTTGTTCAGCATGAGAGTATCCATACTGGAGAAAACCCTTACGTTTGCAGTGACTGTGGAAAGTCCTTTGGCCACAAATACACCCTCATTAAacaccagagaattcatactgagGCAAGGCCTTTCAAGTGCATTGAATGTGGGAAATTTTTTAGTCGAAGCTCTGACTTTATTGCACACCAGAGAGTTCACACAGGTGAAAGGCCTTTTGTGTGCAGCAAATGTGGGAAAGATTTCATCAGAACCTCCCACCTTGTTCGGCACCAAAAAGTTCACACTGGAGAGAGGCCATATGAATGCAGTGTTTGTGGGAAATCATATAGCTTAAGCTCCCACCTCATTAGGCACCAGAAAGTTCATGTTGCAGGAAGGCTTTAG
- the LOC138096095 gene encoding zinc finger protein 134-like isoform X2 — MAHPCNLCGPILKDVLHLDEHKETRHGLKPYTCGACGREFWFSANFDQHQKLYNVEKLLRGDKGKTSFVTNYRACEEPLLSEKPFACKEEQKNFQVSLGSHQQKATHRKRKTRSPESGLALHIGQMHYKCNECGKAFSRKDTLVQHQRIHTGEKPYECNECGKAFSRKATLVQHQRIHTGEKPYECSECGKAFSRKDNLTQHKRVHTGEMPYKCGECGKYFSHHSNLIVHQRVHNGARPYKCNDCGKVFRHKSTLVQHESIHTGENPYVCSDCGKSFGHKYTLIKHQRIHTEARPFKCIECGKFFSRSSDFIAHQRVHTGERPFVCSKCGKDFIRTSHLVRHQKVHTGERPYECSVCGKSYSLSSHLIRHQKVHVAGRL, encoded by the coding sequence ATGGCTCATCCTTGTAACTTATGTGGCCCAATCTTGAAAGATGTCTTGCACCTGGATGAACACAAAGAAACACGCCATGGGCTGAAACCTTACACATGTGGGGCGTGTGGGAGGGAATTCTGGTTCAGTGCAAACTTTGACCAGCATCAGAAGCTGTACAATGTAGAGAAACTCCTAAGAGGTGACAAAGGCAAGACATCATTTGTTACTAACTATAGAGCTTGTGAAGAACCTCTGCTGTCAGAGAAGCCCTTTGCATGTAAGGAGGAGCAGAAGAACTTCCAGGTCAGTTTGGGCAGTCACCAGCAAAAGGCAACCCACCGCAAGAGGAAGACACGGAGTCCTGAGAGTGGGCTGGCTTTGCACATTGGACAGATGCATTACAAGTGCAATGAATGTGGGAAAGCTTTCAGCCGCAAGGACACGCTTGTCCAGCACCAGAGAATccacactggagaaaagccttaTGAGTGCAATGAATGTGGGAAAGCTTTCAGCCGCAAAGCCACACTCGTCCAGCACCAGAGAATCCACACAGGAGAAAAGCCTTACGAGTGCAgtgaatgtggaaaagcctttaGCCGTAAAGACAACCTTACTCAGCACAAAAGAGTTCACACCGGAGAGATGCCTTATAAGTGTGGTGAGTGTGGCAAATACTTTAGCCATCACTCCAACCTAATTgtacatcagagagttcacaatGGAGCAAGGCCTTACAAGTGCAATGACTGTGGGAAAGTCTTCAGACACAAATCCACACTTGTTCAGCATGAGAGTATCCATACTGGAGAAAACCCTTACGTTTGCAGTGACTGTGGAAAGTCCTTTGGCCACAAATACACCCTCATTAAacaccagagaattcatactgagGCAAGGCCTTTCAAGTGCATTGAATGTGGGAAATTTTTTAGTCGAAGCTCTGACTTTATTGCACACCAGAGAGTTCACACAGGTGAAAGGCCTTTTGTGTGCAGCAAATGTGGGAAAGATTTCATCAGAACCTCCCACCTTGTTCGGCACCAAAAAGTTCACACTGGAGAGAGGCCATATGAATGCAGTGTTTGTGGGAAATCATATAGCTTAAGCTCCCACCTCATTAGGCACCAGAAAGTTCATGTTGCAGGAAGGCTTTAG